In Longimicrobium sp., the sequence CGGCCTGAATAGAAAGTTCGCGGCCTGGCCCCCCACCGGCGACTGAAGTCGCAGCAACAACTACGGGAAGCCTCGCAAACTGCGCGAGGCTGATCCGCTCATTCTGTGGCATCAGCGCTCACGACCAATCTCCTTTCATCCTCCGTGGTCGCGCGCAGCGCGGTGTCCGACTCAGGATGACGTCGGCTTGGGGCGACGAGGATGCACGAACTGAATTCCCGGAATCGGTATTAGGGGGCCGGGAGCTCCGATTCCTGTCCGTATCGAAACCCGCGGCGGCGCGATGGTGTATGGTTGACCACGGCCGGCTTGCGGCGTAGCATCCGTTCGCGTCCGGAACCGGCCGCCGTTCCGCTCGACACCGATCCAATCCAAACCCATGCGATACAACCGGATCGTCGCTCCCGTGGCGCTTGCCGCGGCGCTCGGCGTGCTGGCCGTGGATGGCACGCAGGCGCAGACGCTGCGCGGCTCGCGCGGCAGCGTGGAGCGCATGTACGGCCAGGCCAAGCGCCAGGACCTGACCTTCTACCGCACCGGCCGCGGCGTCCGCAGCGCGGCGGCCGAGGGCGAGTTGGTTCGCCTGCGCGGCAACGAGAACTACCGCGTGGCCGACGCGTCGTATCCGTACGCGCTGGCGACCACGCGCACCTTCGTGCAGCGCCTGGCCGCGCAGTACCGCGACGAGTGCGGCGAGAAGCTGGTGATCACCAGCGCCACGCGGCCGCGCTCGGTGCGGCTGCGCAACTCCGTCGCCGAGTCGGTGCACCCGTCGGGGATGGCGGTGGACATCCGCAAGCCGGCGCGCGCGCGGTGCCTGCGCTGGCTGCGGCAGACGCTGCTCGACGTGGAAGGCGAGGGCGTGATCGACGCCACCGAGGAGCACCATCCGCCGCACTTCCACGTGGCCGTCTTCCCCGCGCAGTACGGCCGCTACGTCGCCGCCCGCTCGGAGTCCGGCTCGTCGAAGCGCGCGTCGTCCAGCCGCCGGTCGGGCGGGGAGTCGTCCGGCCGCGCCACCTACCGCGTGCGCCAGGGCGACTCGCTGTGGACCATCGCCCGGCGGCACGGGGTGAGCGTGGCGAAGATCAAGGAGGCCAACGGGATGCGCTCCTCGAACCTTTCCATCGGCCAGCGCATCGTCATCCCCTCGCGCTGAACCCGCATCTAGCCCCGAACCACCCGGCCGCCGTCCTGAATCCAGGGCGGCGGCTCGTGCTTCCAGTCCCCATTCCCACACAGGGGCGCGGAGAAGAGGAGATATGGAGGATTGCGGTGACTTCTCCGTATTCCTGTTTCTCCGTGTCCCCGTGCGGATTCCTTAAGGCGTTGTCATTCAAGGGAATAGGCTGCCTGGAGATGGCACCATGTTTGCTCCTGTCCCTCGTCCACTCCGCGTCGGGCGGAGGCATGGCGGCCGGGGACGACGATCAAGGAGCGAGCGAACATGAACGGACTGATGCGCGGGCTCAAGAGCGCGGTGCTGCTGGGCGCGGGCGTGGCCATCACCGGCTGCAGCCAGCTCGGCGGGCTGGGCAACGTGCTGGGCGGCGTGCTGGGGCCGCAGACGGGCTCGGGGAGCGGCGAGGTGGCGGGGACGGTGCGGTACGTGGACACGCAGCGCCAGATGCTCCAGATCACCACGCAGAACGGGCAGACCGGCAGCGTCTACTTCGACCAGCGCACGCGGGTCGTCTACCAGCAGCAGCAGTACAACGTTACCGCGCTGGAGCAGGGCGACCAGGTGCAGATGCGCCTGCAGCAGGACCAGCAGGGGAACTACTACACCGACTACATCGTGGTCACCCGCAGCGTGCAGGACGCCAACGGCGGGAACAACAACGGCGGCTACAACAACGGCACGTACAACGGCGGCAGCAACAACGGCACCTACAACAACGGCGGCTACGCGCAGGTGGAGGGCCGCGTGACGTGGATGGACCTGCAGCGCGGCCAGTTCGGGCTGAACACCAGCAACCGCGGCACGCTGACGGTGATGATGCCGTACAACTCCAACAACGCCGACGCCAGCCGCTTCCGCAACCTGCGCCAGGGCGACTACGTCCGCGTGGAGGGGCAGCTGGTGAACAACGGCACCCTGCAGCTCCAGCGCTTCTACTGATCCAGCGGTAGATGGAGATGGGGGCGGCTCCTCGCGGGGCCGCCCCTTTTCCGTTCCGCGCGCCGCGGGGTAAGATACCTCTCGCCTCCCGAGCCACCCTAGTCCAACCGCGCCCCAGGATCCCGATGGATGCGAACGCCGCCGCCAGACCCGCCCCGATGCGCGTTGCCGTGGCGGGAGCGTCGGGGCTGATCGGCTCCGAGCTGGTGCGGCGCCTGACGGGCGACGGGCACACCATCCTCCGCCTCGTCCGCCACGCGCCGAAGGGCCCCGGCGAGGTGCGGTGGGACCCCGCGCGCGGCGAGGTGGACGCGGCCGCGCTCGACGGCGTGGACGCGGTAGTGAACCTGGCCGGCGAGAACGTGGGCGAGCGCTGGACCGGCGAGCGCCGCAAGCGCATCCGCCAGAGCCGCGTGGACGCCACGCTGGGCCTCGCGCGCACGCTGGCGGGGCTCGCGCGGAAGCCGCGCGTGCTGGTGAACGCCTCGGCCATCGGCATCTACGGCGAGCGGGGCGACGAGCGGGTGGACGAGATGAGCGCGCCCGGCAGCGGCTTCCTGGCCGAGGTGGTGCGCGAATGGGAGGCGGCCACCGAGCCCGCCTCGGCCGCGGGGATCCGCGTGGTGCTGCCGCGCTTCGCCGTGGTGCTGAGCAAGCGCGGGGGGATGCTGGCGAAGGTGCTCACCCCCTTCCGCCTGGGCGCGGGGGGGACGATGGGGAGCGGCCGCCAGTGGCTGAGCTGGGTCTCGCTCGGCGACGCCGTCGACGTCCTCTACCTCTCGCTGGTCGACGACCGCCTGGACGGCCCCATCAACGTGGTGGCCGGCGCGGTGACGAACGACGAGTTCACGCGCACGCTGGCGCGCGTGCTGAGCCGCCCGGCGCTCGTCCCCGTCCCCGCGTTCGCGCTCAGGCTGGCGTTCGGCGAGATGGCGAACGAGACCATCCTCGTCAGCCAGCGCGCCGATCACCGCCGGCTCACGCAGCTGGGCTACAGCTTCGCCGAGCCCGAGCTGGAGGGCGCGCTCCGGGCTGCGTTGGCGGAGAAGGACTGAACTGAAGTACGAAAGTACGCGAGTACGGAAGTACGATGGTTCGTCGGAGGGCGGAGGGCTCGTCGGGATCTTGGAATCCCCGATCCCTATCTCCCGAACGCGAGAAGGGCGGCCGATTCGCTCGGCCGCCCTTCGCTGTTCCGTACTTCGTACTCCTCGTACTTCCGTACTTCTTCACGAAGCCTTGTTGAACACCATCTTGTACTCCAGCGGCTGCGGGAGCTTGGGCGAGCGCAGGACCACGTGCATGGTCAGCGTGTGGCCGTCCGGCGACACCACGTAGGTGTTGGTGCGCGAGCCGTCCTCGGCGCGGAAGGTCTGCACCAGGCGCCCCTGCTGCCACTCGGTCGACAGGTCGAACTTCTCGCCGTCCTCGCGCGTCCACTTCACCGGCTGCCCGTTGGCCGGGCTCTCGATGGCGTGGCGCGCGTCGAACACCGTGCTGACCTGCTGCGGCGTGTAGTTCACCACCACGCGGCTGTACACCGGGTTGGTGCGGCGCAGCCGGCCGCGCGCGATGGGGCGGGTGATGAAGCTCATCCGGCTCACCGCGGTCTCGATGGCGCGGTTCACATCGTCGCTGGCCGCGCGGTTGATGGTCCACGTTCCGCGCATGGTGGACTCCTGCGCGTTGGCGGCCGCGGGAAGGGCCAGCGCGGCCAGCAGGGGGAGCAGGAGCGTGCGAGTCCGTTGACGGCGCATGGCGGAGCCTCCAAGATGCATGGGTGGGGTGCGAACGGCGGTTGCGGTACGCGGCCGCTCTTCGGCGAGCGCCGGCGGGGTCGGCGGTGTGAGCGGCAATCTACACCGTCCGGACCCGGCGCGGTAGACTGCCGCGAAAGCCTTGCTTCACCACGGGTTACACCACCCCGCCCCCGGAAGTTTCGTTGAAACATCGCCCCGCGCGGCCGCGTACCACCGGCCATGCACGCCGCGCCGAGCCGCGGCGCTCCTCTTCCCGCCTCCCGTGAAGGCCCCGATCCATGCCTGAGCCGCTGCGCCCCAAGCGCATCCTGACCAACATCGACTCGCGCAGCTGGGAGCACCCGGCCGACCGCGCCGCCCTGAACGCGCTGCGCCAGATCCCCGTGTTCGACGAGGTGCTGCGCAAGATCCTGGAGATCTTCGGCGAGAAGGCCACCCGCCTGGCCTTCCTGGCCAGCGCCGTGCGCGTGACCCCCGCGCAGTACGGGCGCGTCCACGCGCTCTACCAGGAGGTCTGCCGCACCCTCGACGCGCCCGCCGAGTACCCGCTGTACGTGACCCAGAACCCCACCCTGAACGCCGCCGCGTACGGGATGTCGAAGCCCTTCATCATCGTGCACGACACGCTGGTGAAGACCTTCGACGACGACGAGCTGCGCTTCGTGCTGGGGCACGAGCTGGGACACGTGATGAGCGGCCACACGCTGTACAACACCATGATCCGCCTTCTCCTGGCCCTGGCGTCGATGGGGTTCCCCATCGTGGGGCTGGCGGCGCGCGCCATCCTGCTGGCGCTGCTGGAGTGGAGCCGCAAGGCCGAGCTGTCGTGCGACCGCGCCGGCATCCTGTCGGTGCAGGACCCCGAGCCGGGGCTGCGCGTGATGCTGAAGTTCGCCGGCGGCACCAGCCCCGAGGCCAACCTGGCCGAGTTCATCCGCCAGAGCGACGAGTACCGCGAAACCGGCGACCTGGGCGACCAGGTCTACAAGGTCCTGAACCTCCTGGGGATGACCCATCCCTTCCCGGTGCTGCGCGTGGCCGAGCAGCGCAACTGGTTCGAGAGCGGCGCGTACGAGCGCATCCTGGCGGGCGACTACATCCGCCGCGGCGAGTCTCCGCCGCCCTACCGCGAGGACTTCGCGGAGG encodes:
- a CDS encoding DUF5715 family protein encodes the protein MRYNRIVAPVALAAALGVLAVDGTQAQTLRGSRGSVERMYGQAKRQDLTFYRTGRGVRSAAAEGELVRLRGNENYRVADASYPYALATTRTFVQRLAAQYRDECGEKLVITSATRPRSVRLRNSVAESVHPSGMAVDIRKPARARCLRWLRQTLLDVEGEGVIDATEEHHPPHFHVAVFPAQYGRYVAARSESGSSKRASSSRRSGGESSGRATYRVRQGDSLWTIARRHGVSVAKIKEANGMRSSNLSIGQRIVIPSR
- a CDS encoding TIGR01777 family oxidoreductase is translated as MAGASGLIGSELVRRLTGDGHTILRLVRHAPKGPGEVRWDPARGEVDAAALDGVDAVVNLAGENVGERWTGERRKRIRQSRVDATLGLARTLAGLARKPRVLVNASAIGIYGERGDERVDEMSAPGSGFLAEVVREWEAATEPASAAGIRVVLPRFAVVLSKRGGMLAKVLTPFRLGAGGTMGSGRQWLSWVSLGDAVDVLYLSLVDDRLDGPINVVAGAVTNDEFTRTLARVLSRPALVPVPAFALRLAFGEMANETILVSQRADHRRLTQLGYSFAEPELEGALRAALAEKD
- a CDS encoding M48 family metallopeptidase encodes the protein MPEPLRPKRILTNIDSRSWEHPADRAALNALRQIPVFDEVLRKILEIFGEKATRLAFLASAVRVTPAQYGRVHALYQEVCRTLDAPAEYPLYVTQNPTLNAAAYGMSKPFIIVHDTLVKTFDDDELRFVLGHELGHVMSGHTLYNTMIRLLLALASMGFPIVGLAARAILLALLEWSRKAELSCDRAGILSVQDPEPGLRVMLKFAGGTSPEANLAEFIRQSDEYRETGDLGDQVYKVLNLLGMTHPFPVLRVAEQRNWFESGAYERILAGDYIRRGESPPPYREDFAEASKSYSESAKETFGQAADAARKVMDGFRAGFNRG